Part of the Vigna unguiculata cultivar IT97K-499-35 chromosome 3, ASM411807v1, whole genome shotgun sequence genome, aaacatgTCCAGAaggtaaatttaaagaaactactCCTATGTCTTCAACTAGTGCTCTAGCTCCATCTCCCATGATAATCTTGGACTCGACATCACTTGGTTTTCTCAGACTTGTGAACCCCTGTAAAGAATTCACAACATGAATAGTAGCACCCGAGTCCAACCACCAAGAATTGGGAGGAACGTCAATAACATTAGATTCAAAACAAGCTAGAGCATATAGGAGTATACCTTCCTTATCAGCATTCTTCTTCTTAAGAATATAACAATCAGCTAGCTTGTGTCCAAACTTCTTACAATAGGCACAATTCCCCTTGAAGTACTTCTTCTTAGGCTCCAAAACCACTGATGATTTCCCTGGGTTCCCTTTTTCAGGACGAGATTTACCTTTGAATCCCTTTTTCACAGGTTTAGTGCTTGAAGTAGTAGTTGTAAACTGCACACTATGAGACTTGGTCTTTTTAATCGATGCTTCCTCTTGAGAAATAATAACTATCATTTCATCAATTGTCTATTCCTCCTTTTGAGTGTTGTAAGAAGTCTTCAACATATCAAACTGAGAGGGAAGAGATTCCATAACCTGCCAAATCAAGTAACTATCATCAAGATCTACCTTTAGAGATTTGAGTTTGTTATAATAGTGCACAAGCTTCATCATATGCTCACGAACACCACTGACACCATCATATTTGGTCTTCTCAAGAAGTGACAGATATTGACCCTTTTGAGCTTTATCAAAAGTCTTAAACTTCTCATCAACTGATCTCATAAAATCCTTAGCATTGTCATTATCCGGAATGCTCTGTCGAATATACTTCTCCATGGTATATCTCATCACCATCAGGCACACCTTGTTCGAGTATTCCCATTTTTCACGAGAAGCTCTCTGGACAATAGTGGACTCAGGCGTAAGAGCTGAAGGTTCTGCTTCTCTCAAGGAAAAATCCATGTTGGTAATTGCTAGATACAAATCCAAAGATTCTTTCCAGTCCTCAAAATTTGTCCCATTTAAAGTTTTGACTGAAGTCAATGGCGTAGGCAAAGAAGCTGGtatcaaaataacaaagaaacatttaatacacacttattgtgtaaataaacaaaataaatgtttctGAATACACAACAAAATATGCCTAtgatatcaaattatttctcattCACTATGATCCCGCCTAAGGGTCccgaatcataataaataagaaatataacaaaatataaaatataataaaatacaatgcaCATCTCATGTCAAAAGAAATCTAATATCGATAGGGTACAAGACAAAtaattgacataataaaattaaaaaaaaaagtacattgtatcaagaaaaataaaatgtattaataataaaataccgatagggtataattaatattaatgtaataataaattaattaataaaatatttaaattatatcattcccacaaaatttcatacaaCTGTACCCACGATAGGTGAgctaacaattatataaaattatatcatgctttaacaaaaatataataaattatataatgcat contains:
- the LOC114175406 gene encoding uncharacterized protein LOC114175406, producing MTCSQGALQWLPVWGVAILFVSSDVAGRKMRCWSRLQGSRCCIGGAHASLPTPLTSVKTLNGTNFEDWKESLDLYLAITNMDFSLREAEPSALTPESTIVQRASREKWEYSNKVCLMVMRYTMEKYIRQSIPDNDNAKDFMRSVDEKFKTFDKAQKGQYLSLLEKTKYDGVSGVREHMMKLVHYYNKLKSLKVDLDDSYLIWQVMESLPSQFDMLKTSYNTQKEE